A genome region from Arthrobacter agilis includes the following:
- a CDS encoding substrate-binding domain-containing protein, producing MRGSILGKVTVIAATSLLALTACTTDSSIENPPAAEGSASAESTEAAQPTEDGTEWFDQAVYDEQDAQRSATFEGDPEKPYLQYIDGEMTDTAAFAADGPQKACFSNASISNPWRQTGWITMNQQLKVLQDAGVVSEMETRDAQDDDNTQIADIDYFIAEGNCDAFIISPNSTAAMTPAVERACETGKPVIVFDRGVQTDCAVTFIHPIGGFAWGIDTAEFLSERLGEGDKVVALRILPGVDVLEQRWAAAERIFEENGIEAVDYFTGADPVEIKSIISDELATGDVQGVWMDAGDGAVAAIEAFEDAGADLPVMTGEDEMSFLRKWDETGIDGLAPVYSNFQWRTPLLALQKIFAGEEVPAEWVLPQSPITEDERGEFLTANEGMPDGHYAKFGGEDLPGYPTVWQERQIP from the coding sequence ATGCGTGGAAGCATCCTGGGCAAGGTCACGGTGATCGCAGCGACGTCGCTGCTCGCCCTGACGGCCTGCACCACCGATTCATCCATCGAGAACCCGCCGGCCGCCGAGGGCTCCGCGAGCGCGGAATCCACCGAGGCCGCGCAGCCCACGGAGGACGGCACGGAGTGGTTCGACCAGGCCGTCTACGACGAGCAGGACGCGCAGCGCTCGGCCACCTTCGAGGGCGACCCGGAGAAGCCGTACCTGCAGTACATCGACGGCGAGATGACGGACACCGCGGCCTTCGCCGCCGACGGACCGCAGAAGGCGTGCTTCTCGAACGCCTCGATCTCCAACCCCTGGCGCCAGACGGGCTGGATCACCATGAACCAGCAGCTGAAGGTGCTGCAGGACGCCGGTGTCGTCTCCGAGATGGAGACACGCGACGCCCAGGACGACGACAACACGCAGATCGCCGACATCGACTACTTCATCGCCGAGGGCAACTGCGACGCCTTCATCATCTCCCCCAACTCGACGGCGGCCATGACGCCCGCCGTCGAGCGCGCATGCGAGACCGGCAAGCCGGTGATCGTCTTCGACCGCGGCGTGCAGACGGACTGCGCCGTCACGTTCATCCACCCCATCGGCGGCTTCGCCTGGGGCATCGACACCGCCGAGTTCCTGAGCGAGCGGCTCGGGGAGGGCGACAAGGTGGTGGCGCTGCGCATCCTGCCCGGCGTCGACGTCCTGGAGCAGCGGTGGGCGGCGGCCGAACGCATCTTCGAGGAGAACGGGATCGAGGCGGTGGACTACTTCACCGGCGCCGACCCCGTGGAGATCAAGTCCATCATCTCGGACGAGCTCGCGACCGGGGACGTGCAGGGCGTGTGGATGGACGCGGGTGACGGCGCCGTCGCCGCCATCGAGGCGTTCGAGGACGCCGGAGCGGACCTCCCCGTGATGACGGGCGAGGACGAGATGAGCTTCCTGCGCAAGTGGGACGAGACGGGCATCGACGGCCTGGCCCCGGTGTACTCGAACTTCCAGTGGCGCACCCCGCTGCTCGCGCTGCAAAAGATCTTCGCCGGCGAGGAGGTCCCCGCCGAGTGGGTCCTCCCCCAGTCCCCCATCACCGAGGACGAGCGCGGCGAGTTCCTGACCGCGAACGAGGGCATGCCGGACGGGCACTACGCCAAGTTCGGCGGCGAGGACCTGCCGGGCTACCCGACGGTGTGGCAGGAGCGCCAGATCCCCTGA
- a CDS encoding sugar phosphate isomerase/epimerase family protein — translation MDDGAARSIGINTWVWTSPLTDADLPPLLRHIADLGFDGVELPLENAGDLTAAAVRNALAATGLAPAVVGAMAPGRDLVGASPAATRETQRYLLECIDLAHAIGAKSVCGPFYSATGRVWRMDDDERAAAYAELRENLAPVADHAVAAGVELGIEPLNRYETSLLNTVGQALEALGPLLGSGVGLALDSYHLAIEERSSAGAVRAAGPHLVHLQVCGNDRGAPGGDQTDWPGLFAALEDVRYDGPLNIESFTSANASIAVAASIWRPLAPSQDRLAQDGLAFLRRTDPSQARRRPVPTLQGQEP, via the coding sequence ATGGACGACGGCGCAGCCCGCTCCATCGGCATCAACACGTGGGTGTGGACGTCACCGCTGACCGACGCGGACCTGCCTCCCCTCCTCCGGCACATCGCGGACCTGGGCTTCGACGGCGTGGAACTCCCCCTCGAGAACGCGGGGGACCTCACGGCCGCAGCGGTGCGGAACGCCCTGGCCGCGACGGGGCTCGCACCGGCCGTGGTCGGCGCGATGGCCCCGGGCAGGGACCTGGTCGGGGCCTCGCCCGCCGCGACCCGCGAGACCCAGCGCTACCTGCTCGAGTGCATCGACCTCGCGCACGCGATCGGGGCCAAAAGCGTCTGCGGCCCGTTCTACTCCGCCACGGGCAGGGTGTGGCGGATGGACGACGACGAGCGCGCCGCGGCGTACGCGGAGCTGCGGGAGAACCTGGCGCCCGTCGCCGACCACGCCGTCGCCGCGGGGGTGGAGCTCGGCATCGAACCGCTGAACCGGTACGAGACGTCCCTCCTGAACACCGTGGGCCAGGCACTCGAGGCACTGGGGCCGCTGCTCGGCAGCGGCGTGGGTCTCGCGCTCGATTCCTACCACCTCGCCATCGAGGAACGATCCTCCGCCGGGGCCGTCCGGGCGGCCGGTCCGCACCTGGTCCACCTGCAGGTCTGCGGCAACGACCGCGGAGCGCCAGGGGGCGACCAGACGGACTGGCCGGGGCTCTTCGCCGCGCTCGAGGACGTGCGGTACGACGGACCGCTGAACATCGAGAGCTTCACCTCCGCCAACGCGAGCATCGCCGTCGCGGCGTCGATCTGGCGTCCGCTCGCCCCGAGCCAGGACCGTCTGGCCCAGGACGGGCTGGCCTTCCTCCGCCGGACGGACCCCAGCCAGGCACGACGCCGTCCCGTGCCGACCCTGCAGGGCCAGGAACCCTGA